A window from Peromyscus eremicus chromosome 1, PerEre_H2_v1, whole genome shotgun sequence encodes these proteins:
- the LOC131920040 gene encoding serum amyloid A-1 protein-like isoform X1, producing MKGQLNITEASATQRNGIFILVFSRPYSRMKPSIAIICCFLVLGVDSQSWFEFMKEAGQGTRDMWRAYSDMREANWKYSDRYFRARGNYDAAQRGPGGAWAAKVISDAREGIRRFTGRGTEQSRANQFANEWGRSGRDPNYFRPPGLPSKY from the exons ATGAAAGGACAGCTCAACATTACAGAAGCATCCGCCACCCAAAGAAATGGCATATTCATCCTTGTGTTTTCCCGGCCCTACAGCAGGATGAAGCCATCCATTGCCATCATTTGTTGCTTCCTGGTCCTGGGAGTTGACAGCCAAAGCTGGTTTGAGTTCATGAAAGAGGCTGGTCAAG GGACTAGAGACATGTGGCGGGCTTACTCTGACATGAGAGAGGCCAACTGGAAATACTCAGACAGATACTTCCGTGCTAGAGGGAACTATGATGCTGCCCAAAGGGGACCAGGAGGAGCCTGGGCTGCTAAAGTGATCAG TGATGCCAGAGAGGGTATTCGGAGGTTCACAGGACGTGGAACAGAGCAATCAAGAGCTAACCAGTTTGCCAACGAATGGGGTCGGAGTGGTAGAGATCCCAACTACTTTCGACCTCCTGGCCTGCCTAGTAAATACTGA
- the LOC131920040 gene encoding serum amyloid A-1 protein-like isoform X2 — MKGQLNITEASATQRNGIFILVFSRPYSRMKPSIAIICCFLVLGVDSQSWFEFMKEAGQGTRDMWRAYSDMREANWKYSDRYFRARGNYDAAQRGPGGAWAAKVIRDPNYFRPPGLPSKY; from the exons ATGAAAGGACAGCTCAACATTACAGAAGCATCCGCCACCCAAAGAAATGGCATATTCATCCTTGTGTTTTCCCGGCCCTACAGCAGGATGAAGCCATCCATTGCCATCATTTGTTGCTTCCTGGTCCTGGGAGTTGACAGCCAAAGCTGGTTTGAGTTCATGAAAGAGGCTGGTCAAG GGACTAGAGACATGTGGCGGGCTTACTCTGACATGAGAGAGGCCAACTGGAAATACTCAGACAGATACTTCCGTGCTAGAGGGAACTATGATGCTGCCCAAAGGGGACCAGGAGGAGCCTGGGCTGCTAAAGTGATCAG AGATCCCAACTACTTTCGACCTCCTGGCCTGCCTAGTAAATACTGA